One window of the Hyalangium gracile genome contains the following:
- a CDS encoding immunoglobulin-like domain-containing protein, whose protein sequence is VTTTQQGNPNQPGQIIYTYSATDPSGNTVASPVTRTVTVNDNAPPTLALLGPAVQALECADPYNDPGATASDACFGDVTGRITKSGSVNNMVPDSYTVSYNVTDPAGQSAPAVSRTVNVSDTKKPVVTVIGSLNQAVECGSSYTDEGATASDACAGTLPAVASSVANPNVPNTYTISYTATDPSGNVGTSTASRTVTVSDNLPPQLALVGPANMGLECATPFTDPGATANDQCAGNLTSAIQKTGTVDNRLLTTPQVLQYTVSDGAHTASVDRTVTVSDTLPPSIALNGSPTDTFECGTAYVDPGATATDACAGAVTVVTTQQGNPDAPGQIVYTYSATDPSGNAVASPVTRTVTVNDNAPPTLALLGAATQSLECGTPYTDPGATANDACFGDVTSRIVRTGSVNSSSPASYQLTYNVTDPSGQSAPAVHRTVNVSDTLAPAITVRGPLSQSVQCGSGPYADPGATATDSCYGDLTAAIVASGSVNSSAAGNYTISYSVTDPSGNSATSADVRTVTVVDDQAPSIALNGGAAVPLECGTPFNDPGATANDLCAGNLPVTVAGAVNEKVPAAYTLTYSANDGYQNVSTNRTVTVSDTLAPTLALNGPATQAVECGGPYTDPGATATDVCAGNLDAAVQVAGAVNPAVVGNYNVSYTVSDTTGNTAGPVNRAVTVSDTLAPTIAVNGPVDQTFECGSTYVDPGATASDQCAGNLTSAIVATRTNDPANPGNFTITYSVTDPSGNTFTSPVVRTVNVDDNAAPTLVLNGPALQNLECGTPFVDPGATANDACTGDLSGAISRSGTVNSAVPADYTLIYNVADSSGNSAPSVSRTVHVADTLAPTINVTGPLNATYECRTEYVDPGATATDSCDPSVTVVATRTSNPNQPDNFIITYSATDDAGNTTVSPVTRTVTMNDNAPPSIALNGPANQTVECSPDAYQDPGATATDLCVGTVPVMVTGTVNMGVSGNYTLRYTAQDTVGNTSPTVTRNVQVIDSTGPTINLNGEVAVYVECKGEYVDQGATATDFCSPTTTITSTSNVNTNEPNAYLVTYTAKDESGNTSTAVRNVIVEDKTAPTITLNGENPYDHLECGTPYVDPGATATDSCQAAAPQVFVDFIGVDHMKEGTYEVRYRTNDNYGNQATATRDVIVDDTLGPVISLVGASEVEIECGVQPDLNATAQDACYGNVTANIVANPATLPNEPGNHTVTYSAHDGHGNTTVSGATRTYTVVDTQAPVLTVNGSTEIYYECTGHAIGNVWQNPGATATDSCQGELQVHQYNTGDDDGDGIPGDIDPDDFGPGPTTTVEGLYYVQYLAWDDSYNIQNAILSVYVQDTLPPMLTLNGEANVQTQCFVPRGPDDVDPQPYVEEMATGDDQCYGDVSPSVMVSGEVNKQEPGVYTLRYDVRDGAFNWAEHVTRSVEVIDNLSPTLTETKKVKVFPADTITMRTVDLTECAAVWDRCDTKINIPVNAYDLEITSNDPASDPNDIVVLNNHTFQVRAKLASGNQMRVYTARFKVEDASLNGAQGTCTVYVPVNDNDAPPPSAAPDFMAGR, encoded by the coding sequence TGACGGATCCGGCGGGCCAGAGCGCTCCGGCCGTCAGCCGCACGGTGAACGTGAGCGACACGAAGAAGCCCGTCGTCACGGTCATCGGTTCGCTCAACCAGGCGGTGGAGTGCGGTAGCTCCTACACGGATGAGGGCGCGACGGCGAGCGACGCGTGCGCCGGGACGCTGCCGGCGGTGGCCTCCAGCGTGGCCAACCCGAACGTGCCGAACACCTACACCATCAGCTATACGGCGACGGACCCGTCCGGCAACGTGGGCACCTCGACGGCCAGCCGCACGGTGACGGTGAGCGACAACCTGCCGCCGCAGCTGGCGCTGGTGGGCCCGGCCAACATGGGCCTGGAGTGCGCCACGCCGTTCACCGACCCGGGCGCCACGGCCAATGACCAGTGCGCCGGCAACCTGACGAGCGCCATCCAGAAGACGGGCACGGTGGACAACAGGCTGCTGACCACCCCGCAGGTGCTCCAGTACACCGTGAGCGACGGGGCGCACACCGCCTCGGTCGACCGCACGGTGACGGTGAGCGACACGCTGCCGCCTTCCATCGCGCTCAACGGCTCGCCCACCGACACCTTCGAGTGCGGCACCGCCTACGTCGATCCGGGCGCCACGGCGACCGACGCGTGCGCTGGCGCGGTGACGGTGGTGACCACCCAGCAGGGCAACCCGGACGCTCCGGGCCAGATCGTCTACACCTACTCGGCCACGGATCCGTCGGGCAACGCCGTCGCCTCGCCTGTCACCCGCACGGTGACGGTGAACGACAACGCTCCGCCGACGCTGGCGCTGCTGGGCGCGGCCACCCAGTCGCTGGAGTGCGGCACGCCGTACACCGACCCCGGCGCCACGGCCAACGACGCCTGCTTCGGGGATGTCACCAGCCGCATCGTCCGGACCGGCTCCGTCAACAGCTCCTCGCCGGCCAGCTACCAGCTCACCTACAACGTGACCGACCCGTCCGGCCAGAGCGCGCCGGCGGTGCACCGCACGGTGAACGTGAGCGACACCCTGGCCCCGGCCATCACGGTGCGCGGTCCGCTCAGCCAGTCGGTGCAGTGCGGCAGCGGCCCGTACGCCGACCCGGGCGCCACGGCCACCGACTCGTGCTACGGCGACCTGACGGCGGCCATCGTGGCCTCTGGCAGCGTGAACTCGAGCGCGGCCGGTAACTACACCATCAGCTACAGCGTGACCGACCCGTCGGGCAACTCGGCGACCTCCGCCGATGTGCGCACCGTGACGGTGGTGGATGACCAGGCTCCGTCCATCGCGCTCAACGGTGGGGCTGCTGTGCCGCTGGAGTGCGGCACGCCGTTCAACGATCCGGGCGCCACGGCTAACGACCTGTGCGCTGGCAACCTGCCGGTGACGGTGGCCGGTGCGGTGAACGAGAAGGTGCCCGCCGCCTACACGCTGACCTACAGCGCCAACGACGGCTATCAGAACGTCTCCACCAACCGCACGGTGACGGTGAGCGACACGCTGGCGCCGACGCTGGCCCTCAATGGCCCGGCGACGCAGGCGGTGGAGTGCGGTGGTCCGTACACCGATCCGGGGGCCACGGCCACCGACGTGTGCGCGGGCAACCTGGACGCGGCGGTGCAGGTGGCCGGCGCGGTCAACCCGGCCGTGGTGGGCAACTACAACGTCTCCTACACGGTGTCCGACACCACGGGTAACACCGCTGGGCCGGTCAACCGCGCGGTGACGGTGAGCGACACGCTGGCTCCCACCATCGCCGTCAACGGCCCGGTGGACCAGACGTTCGAGTGCGGCTCCACCTACGTCGATCCGGGCGCCACGGCCAGCGACCAGTGCGCCGGCAACCTGACGTCCGCCATCGTGGCCACCCGCACGAATGATCCGGCGAACCCGGGCAACTTCACCATCACCTACAGCGTGACGGATCCGTCCGGCAACACCTTCACCTCGCCGGTGGTGCGCACGGTGAACGTGGACGACAACGCCGCGCCGACCCTGGTCCTCAACGGCCCTGCGCTCCAGAACCTGGAGTGCGGCACGCCGTTCGTGGATCCGGGCGCCACGGCCAACGACGCCTGCACGGGCGACCTGTCGGGCGCCATCTCCCGCAGCGGTACGGTCAACTCGGCCGTGCCGGCCGACTACACGCTCATCTACAACGTGGCCGACTCGTCGGGGAACAGCGCCCCGTCCGTCAGCCGCACGGTGCACGTGGCGGACACGCTGGCCCCGACCATCAACGTCACGGGCCCGCTCAACGCGACGTATGAGTGCCGCACCGAGTACGTGGATCCGGGCGCCACGGCGACCGACTCGTGCGACCCGTCGGTGACGGTCGTCGCCACGCGCACGTCCAACCCGAACCAGCCGGACAACTTCATCATCACCTACAGCGCGACGGACGACGCCGGTAACACCACGGTCTCGCCGGTCACCCGTACGGTGACGATGAACGACAACGCGCCGCCGAGCATCGCGCTCAACGGCCCGGCCAACCAGACGGTGGAGTGCAGCCCGGACGCGTACCAGGATCCGGGTGCGACGGCGACGGACCTGTGCGTGGGCACGGTGCCGGTGATGGTCACCGGCACGGTGAACATGGGCGTGAGCGGCAACTACACGCTGCGCTACACGGCACAGGACACGGTGGGCAACACCTCGCCCACGGTGACCCGCAACGTGCAGGTCATCGACTCGACGGGTCCGACCATCAACCTCAACGGTGAGGTCGCCGTCTACGTCGAGTGCAAGGGCGAGTACGTGGATCAGGGCGCCACGGCCACGGACTTCTGCTCGCCGACGACCACCATCACCTCGACGTCCAACGTGAACACGAACGAGCCGAACGCGTACCTGGTGACCTACACCGCCAAGGACGAGAGCGGGAACACGAGCACCGCGGTGCGCAACGTCATCGTGGAGGACAAGACGGCTCCGACCATCACGCTGAACGGCGAGAACCCGTACGATCACCTCGAGTGCGGCACTCCGTACGTCGATCCGGGCGCCACCGCCACCGACTCGTGCCAGGCCGCCGCGCCGCAGGTCTTCGTCGACTTCATCGGCGTGGACCACATGAAGGAGGGCACGTACGAGGTTCGCTACCGGACCAACGACAACTACGGCAACCAGGCCACCGCCACGCGTGACGTGATCGTGGACGACACGCTGGGGCCGGTCATCTCGCTGGTGGGTGCCTCCGAGGTGGAGATCGAGTGCGGCGTGCAGCCCGACCTGAACGCGACGGCGCAGGACGCCTGCTACGGGAACGTGACCGCCAACATCGTGGCCAACCCGGCCACGCTGCCGAACGAGCCGGGCAACCACACGGTGACGTACTCGGCCCACGACGGGCACGGCAACACCACCGTCAGCGGCGCCACGCGCACCTACACCGTGGTGGACACGCAGGCTCCGGTGCTCACCGTCAACGGCTCCACGGAGATCTACTACGAGTGCACGGGCCACGCGATTGGCAACGTGTGGCAGAACCCGGGCGCCACGGCGACCGACTCGTGCCAGGGCGAGCTCCAGGTGCACCAGTACAACACGGGTGACGACGATGGCGACGGCATCCCCGGCGACATCGATCCGGATGACTTCGGGCCTGGCCCGACCACCACGGTGGAAGGCCTGTACTACGTGCAGTACCTGGCCTGGGATGACAGCTACAACATCCAGAACGCCATCCTCTCCGTGTACGTGCAGGACACGCTGCCGCCCATGCTGACGCTCAATGGTGAGGCGAACGTCCAGACGCAGTGCTTCGTGCCCCGCGGCCCGGACGATGTGGACCCGCAGCCGTACGTCGAGGAGATGGCGACGGGTGATGACCAGTGCTACGGCGATGTGTCCCCGTCGGTCATGGTGAGCGGCGAGGTCAACAAGCAGGAGCCTGGCGTCTACACCCTGCGGTACGACGTGCGTGACGGCGCCTTCAACTGGGCCGAGCATGTCACGCGCTCCGTGGAGGTCATCGACAACCTGTCGCCCACGCTGACCGAGACGAAGAAGGTGAAGGTGTTCCCCGCGGACACCATCACCATGCGCACGGTGGATCTGACCGAGTGCGCGGCGGTGTGGGATCGCTGCGACACGAAAATCAACATCCCCGTCAACGCGTACGACCTGGAGATCACCAGCAACGACCCGGCGAGCGACCCGAACGACATCGTGGTGCTGAACAACCACACGTTCCAGGTTCGCGCCAAGCTGGCGTCCGGCAACCAGATGCGCGTGTACACGGCGCGCTTCAAGGTCGAGGACGCCTCGCTCAACGGGGCGCAGGGCACCTGCACGGTGTACGTGCCGGTCAACGACAACGACGCGCCGCCGCCGAGCGCCGCGCCCGACTTCATGGCGGGCCGCTAG